The Moorena producens PAL-8-15-08-1 genomic interval GCACACAAGTAGGGAGTTTGATATTAGTGCGCTCTTACACCAGGGTTTGGAATTTCTATACTCCGAGCAAGGGAGTATATTGCGTAATGCTCTGGTTGAAGAGATGGTTACCAGTTTAGAGAATCTCTCATACAAGACTCTTGGGCAGATCAGTGCATCGGTAGGCTTGGCGGTTAATGTAACTGGAAAATTAGAGTCTCCTAACCTGGAGCGGATGCAAAAGATTGGGGCTATGATTATTGAATCCTCTAGGTTTGACCTAGAATCGGTACCGAAGATGCTGGAACTTTTGTTAAAGCAGGAAACTCAACGGCTAGGTCAGCAAATTGCTTCCGAAATTGCCAAGCGAATGTTTCGGTAACAGAAAAGTTATAGCCCTGCGCCCAGGGAATAGGGAATAGGGAATAGCGATGCAGCGCGGTCTTGGGGGTTTCCCCCATGAGCGACTGCATCAAGACGGGAACAGGGAATGATGCGCGCTTGTCACATAGCGCTGCATCTCTTTGTCACTTGAATTTATCAACACCATTGCTTGCATTGCTATATCTGATTGTTAACGGATGCCGTAACAGATGTCAAGGATGGGGAGATTGATTGAGATTGGTCAGTATTCAGATATGAAGTGAATGCTGATAGCTGAATACTGATACCTGAATGATTACCTTTGCGATTGGCCTACGGCCACGCTACGCGAACGCATCTCAATTCTCAATTCTCAATTCTTAATTCTCAATTCTCAATTCTCAATTCTCAATTCTTAATTCTCAATTCTTAATTCTTAATTCTCAATTCTTAATTCTTAATTCTCAATTCTTAATTCTCAATTCTTAATTCTCAATTCTTAATTCTCAATTCTTAATTTTTAATTCTCAATTCCCTAAAACCTAATACGGTAACCTAACGCTAAATGTACTACCCTCTCCCAACTGACTCTTGAGAGAAATCTCACCACCATGAGCTTCCACACATTGTTTAACAATAGCTAGCCCTAAGCCACTACCAGGAATTGTGCCAACATTGCTAGCACGATGGAAAGGCTCAAACAGTTGCGGTTGCTCTTCTGGGGGAATGCCCATCCCCTGGTCTTGAATCCGGAAGATAACACATTCTGTCTGAGCAATCAGTTCAAACTGAACTGTTCCCCCTGTGGGTGAGTACTTAATAGCGTTAGTGAGCAAATTGCTAAAAATGTGTCGCAGCAATCGTTCATCCCATAGGGCTTCCTTCAATTCCCCTTGACTGGTAAAAACTAGCTGATGGTTGTTGTTGGTACTGATTTGTAACTCTTCCACTAATTGGTGACAAAACCGTTTCAAATCCAACTGAGTAGGTTGACACAGGAGTCTACCGGAATCAGCTTTACTAATTAATGAAACCTCATCCAACAACTGGGCCATGTTTTTGATGGCCGAGCGAATTAGGCGCAAATGAACCAGTTTTTTTTCTTTAGGTAATCGTTCCTCTTTGTCTTGGAGCAATCCAGAACAAAGGAGGATTGTATTTAAGGGATTACGAAAGTCGTGAGAGAGCATGGAAACAAATTCGGCTTTGCGCTGATTGACTTCTTTGGCTCTAACCAACTCAGCGGTTTGTTCCTGAACCTGACTTTCTAGGGCTTGATTTTCTTGTCGTAATGCAACTGCTGCCTGCTTACGTTCAATAGCATAGCGCAAGGAACGAACCAGCATTTTTCCCTTGACTTGCCGCTTGACTAGATAATCTTGTGCTCCTTGACGAACTGCCTCAATCGCTAATTCATCATCATTGGTATTGGTTAGCACTACAATCGGTAAACTAGGCGCTTGCTTCATCAAGGGTCCGAGGGATGCTAGTCCCTGGCTGTCCGGTAGAGTCAGATCTAACAAGATCACATCGTAGGGAATTGACATTGCTCTAGCCTGAGCGATTTCCTGGAGTGCATCCCGCAACCGCTTGACATGAACTAGACTAAACTGCCTGAACTGAGCTTCTTTCAAAAACTCTTGTAACAATCTGGCTTCTGCCAGGTTGTCCTCAATTAACAAGATTTTTACTGAGCCTTCAGGCATTACCTTTTAGCATTCCTTCCTGAGAGTTTCTGTTAGTCAACCCTGATGTCTCATCCCTAGTGTCTCATGGCTGATGCCTAATCCCTAATATCATGTCCGGATAATTAGTGATAAAAAACCATCTCCGATTAAACCTTACTCCTTTACTTCTGCCTTCTGCCTTCTGCCCTCTGCCTTGTTTTCGCACCTTGTGTAAGTATTCAACCGGACATGATATAATCCCTAATCCCTAATCCCTTTATTGTGATGGCAGGGTGACAGTCGAGAGCCAAAAGTCTTCAATTCCTTTGACGATTTTGAATAATTCGCTAAGATTGCGGGATTTGGTGATATAGCAATTCACATGCAAGTCGTAACTCTGGAAAATGTCATCCTGATTTCTTGAGGTAGTTAATACCACCACAGGAATCCGTTTGAGATTAGGGTCAGCCTTAATCTCTGCGAGGACCTCTCGACCATCCTTTTTTGGCAAGTTTAAATCTAGCACGATCAGGTCTGGACGGACGGCATCAGCATACTCTCCTTCTTGGTGTAAGTAAGCCATAGCGTCCATGCCATTTCTGACCGTTACTACCTGGTGGGGTACCGAGCTATTTTTTAACGCTTCTTGGATTAAGCGAATATCGGCTTTATTGTCTTCAACCAAAAATATGATTTTGTGTCTTTCGTCCGTTTCTACGCTCACGCTCGCGTCCCCTTACTGGAATTGTAAAATAGAAGGTGGCACCGTGACCTAGTTCTGACTCTACCCAAATTTTGCCCCGGTGGCACTCCAGAATCTTTTTACAGATAGCCAAACCCATACCTGTGCCAGGATACTCATCCCGGGTGTGCAGACGTTGGAAGATCACGAAAATGCGATCGCTAAACTGCGGTTCAATGCCAATGCCATTATCCTGCACTGAAAATAGCCATGAATCCTCCAGTCGTTTTGCCCCCACATGGATTTCCGGCGGC includes:
- a CDS encoding response regulator; translated protein: MVEDNKADIRLIQEALKNSSVPHQVVTVRNGMDAMAYLHQEGEYADAVRPDLIVLDLNLPKKDGREVLAEIKADPNLKRIPVVVLTTSRNQDDIFQSYDLHVNCYITKSRNLSELFKIVKGIEDFWLSTVTLPSQ
- a CDS encoding hybrid sensor histidine kinase/response regulator, translating into MPEGSVKILLIEDNLAEARLLQEFLKEAQFRQFSLVHVKRLRDALQEIAQARAMSIPYDVILLDLTLPDSQGLASLGPLMKQAPSLPIVVLTNTNDDELAIEAVRQGAQDYLVKRQVKGKMLVRSLRYAIERKQAAVALRQENQALESQVQEQTAELVRAKEVNQRKAEFVSMLSHDFRNPLNTILLCSGLLQDKEERLPKEKKLVHLRLIRSAIKNMAQLLDEVSLISKADSGRLLCQPTQLDLKRFCHQLVEELQISTNNNHQLVFTSQGELKEALWDERLLRHIFSNLLTNAIKYSPTGGTVQFELIAQTECVIFRIQDQGMGIPPEEQPQLFEPFHRASNVGTIPGSGLGLAIVKQCVEAHGGEISLKSQLGEGSTFSVRLPY